Below is a window of Picosynechococcus sp. PCC 7002 DNA.
TCGATGGGATTAACCTTGACATCTATGCAGGGGAAATTTTGGGCCTTGTCGGCGAATCCGGCTGCGGCAAATCCACCCTCTCCCGGACAATTTTGCAACTGATCAAACCCACCGGGGGCAGAGTTATCTTTGCAGGGAAAGAATTAAACCGACTGTCGGTGGGACAAATGCGACCGGAACGGCGGCACCTCCAGATGATTTTCCAGGATCCCCATGCCTCCCTCAATCCCCTGATGACCGTGGGGGAAAATATCGGCGACCCGCTCCATATCCATCAGTTAGCGACGAGGCCAGCGGTTAAAGAAAAGGTATTGCAAATGCTGGAAAAGGTCGGTTTAACGCCCGCTGAAGAATATTACGCTCGCTATCCCCGGCAATTGTCTGGGGGGCAACAGCAACGGGTGGGCATTGCCAGGGCTTTGATTACCGAGCCGCGCCTCGTGATCTGTGATGAACCCGTGAGTATGCTCGATGCGAGTATCCAGGCCCAGGTGTTGGATTTAATGCAAGCCCTAAAAGCGGAGTTTAATCTAACTTATCTATTCATTACCCATGATCTGTGGGTGGCGAAATTTTTATGCGATCGCATTGCGGTAATGAACCAGGGCAAAATCGTTGAATTGGGTCAAACCGTTGATATTTTCAATCATCCCCAACACCCTTACACCCAAAAACTCCTGGGCGCGGCTCCCCTACTCCACTCCGCGTAATTAGCCCGCTCGCTCGTTCAATTTGGGTTGGGAGCACCATCTAGCTCCGAGACGGGATGGCTCAAAAACGTAAAGTAAAAAGAAGCACCATAACTCTGGGGATCGAGTTCACCGGGGGTAAACCAGTCTGGCGGTGGATCACCGGCCAGTTCACCATTGCTCTCAACCCAAATTTTGCCGCCCATGAGATTCACCAGACGTTTGGCGATCGCCAACCCTAAGCCACTACCCCCGTAGCGACGACTAATGGAAGCATCAGCCTGGATAAAGGGTTGAAATAGTTGATTGAGTTGCGCAACCTGAATGCCAATACCCGTATCTAAAATTTGAAAACTCAGTTCCTCCGTTGGAGGGTCGCTCAGGGACGGCACCGTGTGGCTTGTGATCACCAATTGCACAGATCCCGTTGCCGTAAATTTGAGGGCATTACCCAAAAGGTTAAACAAAATTTGCCGCAGCCGTAGATCATCCCCCATCAAAATATTGGGAATCGAATCCGCCACACAATATTGCAAATCAATATCCTTTTGGTCGGCCTGTACTTTCAGGAGGGTGAAGACAGATTTCAACAGTTCCTGAAACGAAAAACAACGGGCTTCTAACCGGAGGCTGCCCGACTCAATGCGGAGAAAATCAAGGATATCGTTGATGATATTCAGTAGGGTTTTACCACTGTCTTCAATAATGGCGACCAATTCTGCTTGATCGTCCTTGAGATCCATAGTCAGTAGCAATTGGGCCACACCAATCACCCCATTTAGGGGCGTGCGAATCTCGTGGCTCATGTTGGCGAGAAATTCACTCTTTTCCTGGGCCGCCATTTCTGCGGCTTGTTTAGCTTGGATAAGGTTTAGTTGTCGTTTCAGGGCTTGATTATATTTAACCAGGAGATTTTCCCGCTGCTGATGGGCCAATTCTTTCTGGGTCGCCAGCTCTTCGAGGCGTTGATTTTGGCTGGCAAGGGTTTGATTCATCGCCTTGAGATCGGCTTTGGCTTGCTTTTTTTCGTTTAGTACCGCAATCAACATCAACGTCATCAGGCCAATGCAGGCAATAAAAAATTGCGAGAGCAGTAGGGAATTACGTAACGACTCCCCCACAAAGGTGCCATAGCCCTGGACAGTGCTAATCGCCACCATCAAAACGATCATCACCATCAGGAGTGTTGCGCCAACTTCTTTAAACTGAAAGGTTGTCCACACCAGGAGAGGGGCAAGGAGATATTCACCGTGGTAGCCGTTGATCACCAGGTGACTAATGCCGAGGGTCAGGGTGGCGATGCTGATGGCCGCTAACCAATATTTTTTGAGGTGATGGATAAATTCACGGTAGCCATGCTGGGTGGCAATAATCAGAGGCGCGAAAATGAGAATGCCAAAGCTGTCGCTGAGAAACCAAGTCCCAGCAATTTCTGGGTATAGCGACCAAGGGGCTTTCCCGGCCAGGCAAACGATGAGGGCACAGGCGATCGCCACGGGGAGGTGGCTCAGGATACAACTGTAGAGGATAAAATTTTGGGTCGTCTCCGGACGGTCTAGAAAATAGCGGTTTTGATTTTGACCTTGCAACCAATGGGCCGCCAAGACTTTTCCGGCAGTGGCGATCGCCGTAATGCCGAGGGTCATCAACAAATTAGGCACACTGAGCCAGGCTTGGTAAATGACGATCTCTGCGACCAAAATGCCCCCCAAGACCCCCCACCACATGGGTAGTCCCCACACGACCAGGAAGCCCACCGCTAGCCCCCCCGGAATCCAAATGGGCGTCGAACCTGTTTCTGGGTAAACCGTAAAATTGTGAGAAAACAGGGCCGTAACACAATAGGCGATCGCCACGACCACGTGCTTCCACCAAGGTTCCGGTTGATGAATCAAAAAACGGGAAGACAAACGAGATAATGACGACAAAACCATCACAGAGAAAAGATTAGGGAAAATAATTGGCTACCGATGACTAGATTCTATTGTGGGGTGTGCTTGAATCGTTCATGACACCTATGCAATGAATCTCTAAGTACCTCGTCACCGAGCCAATCCCCCCAGTATTCTAGACGCGACAAAATTTGCGGTCATTATCAAATTGTGGTTCCTGCCAAGAGTAAGCAAAATGACTCACCTGGGTAATGTCCGGGAAGCTAGCTTTGATGGCGGCCATTTGATCCTTGAGGGAAGGGCGATTATCCTGGGCACGGTTCCAATCTCCCGCCAAGGCCGGAATAATCTTTGTCCCCGCTGGGGCAAACTGACGCACCCGGTTAATTTCGTCAACGATGCAACTGCTGTTGCCACAGACGGCATAGGCCATGGGGTGCCATTCCATCGAACCAGGAAATTTATCCCAAGGTTGAAGGCGAGAATCAAAACCCCGTTGGCCCACGGGTTGATTACCCCCCGGGAAAAATACGGCCCCCGCAGGAATATTACGACTTTGGGCCTGGGCGGCGGCGCTATTCACAAAATCCACGACCCCTTGGGCCGCATGGCTAACCGTGAGATACCAAAGTTCCGCGACAAGGCGTTGATGGAGAGCATTGACGTCTAGATCGGCTTCATCCCCCAGGATTTTTCGACCCTGCCACCGGGGCGTGCCTTCTTCGGGATATTGGGCTAAAACTGCCGCCACATCCCCGACGGTAATGTTGCCTTGGCGGAGATATTTTTCGATGAGGGTTAGACCCTGGCGATTTTCGGCGCGGTCGTAGAGGGCTTGGGCTGAGGCGGGGCTATAGATCCACAGATCCGCCACGGAAGCCGCCACGGAGCGGGCACCGGTACCACGGGGGTAGCGGATGTAATCAAATAAAATGCCATCGGGTTGCCGCTGGAGCATCTGATTGACAAGATTTTTATAGTCGGCCTGGGCGATCGCATTGTAGGGATCTGCGAAGGCTTGGGCACCATCTTGGACAAAGTCGAGGCTGGTTTCACCGTAACCATTCCGGGCCATGACACTTTGGCGATCGCCCCGATTTCCATAGACATAGCCGTAGTTCATCCCAAATAGCCAAGCATAGACCTCTAGACCACGCGCCCGACCTTTCTCGATGATTTCAGCCATCACATCGCGATTTTCGAGGCCGGGGGTTTGGATGCGGGACGGCCAGGGGGTATTGTTTTGGTTTTTGGGTAACAGGGCCTGACTATCGGCAAAGACTTCGAGATAAAGCTGGTCATAACCTTTATTGACAATGTCATCGAGAATCCGCTCAATCATCCCGGCTTTTGTGTCGCAAGGATAGACGCGGAGCCACATGGCCTGGTGCCGTGGCCAGTAGGTTTGTCGGCAACGCTGCAGTTGATCTTTGTGTTGTTGTAGGAGCGCTTGGTACTCGGCTTGGGCGCTACGATCACCTTGGATAGCGGCGGCACGCCGTTGATCTTTAGCGGCGATCGCCCCAGCATTGAGGCGACAATATTCGTCTAGTTGATTATTGACTTGGGCCTGGGCGGTGAGGGGATCGATACCGAGGGAAAGGCCACCCAAACCAAGGGCGAGACAAAAGGCCTGGAGACGGTGACGCCAAGGTTGCTGCCGGGCCTGGGTAATTTTTCTGGGGCAAGTTCCCATTGATGGTGGCCGCTGATCCATAAAATACTCACACTTGAAATAATGACAAAATAACTAGAAATCGGAATCGTGGCGATCGCCTTTTGCCGTCTTTAAGGATAGCCAAAATTTCCAGGGACTACACGACCCCGTTGCAAAGCCAAGAATTCAAACGCGCCACAATTGTTCCCCAAGGTCAGGCTAGGGGCGCTGGGGGGATGGGATTTCGATGGTGTCCGGCAGTTCAAACCCGGAGAGGTCTAGGTTTCCGGGTAAAGATTCCTGGACATATTGAAAGGAACCGGGCAAAATTTCTTCAAAGAAAAACAAGGATAATTCTTCGGTGAGGGCCGCCCCAAGACTTTCGCCTAATTTGTCGCCCAGGTTGAGGTTCGTCACTCCTGTAAGGCTAACATCCGGTACGGTAATCTGCCGGGCGATCGCCTGCTCCTGCCAGGGTACCGTGAGGTTTAAATTTACCTGGATATTTTGCACCGCTAGTTGATCCACCGTAAATGTCGTGGTGGGTTGACCATCGGCCGTGGTGGAAGCTTGGATCTGTGGCTCTAGTTGTTTGATCAATTGGGCGATGTTGACATTGGGTAGGGCACCCACAAGGCGCGGATCCGGCAAGTCATTTAGATCGCCTTCGATGTTGACCGTGACCCCTTCGAGGTTGGCGATCGCCACCTGGAGGGGTTTGCCCTGCAGTTGGGGTTCTTGCAGTTCGATGTGACGAATTACCAATAGATTTTCCCCAGAAAAGCCCGGCACGTTCGCAAAGGCCAAATCATGAAACATCACCCGACGTTGGAGGAGTTGCACCTCGGTCTGACCCACTGCCGCCTCAATGCCCGTGCTCTCGGTGAGTTCGCTTTCGAGTTCCGTTTCCAGGCGCTGGCCTAACCAGTTTTCCGTTGCTAGCAAAGCTCCACCCCCCACTACACCGAGGGCCAAAATTGAACTCGCAATGATCAGGATGGGTTTTTTCATCAAAATGCTCCGTTATGCCAGACAAACCGAGTGGACGATCCTTTGCCCAAGGGTAACATCACCAAGATTCTCCAGATTCGAGGGCAGGCCAGTCTCCGTTCGTGGCTGCGGTTGGCAACACCTGACAGTCTTGGCTCACTTTACGGCTTTCTTGCTGGGAGTGGGGGTCAAGGGCGATCGCCTCAAACCTCAACGCCAAAGCACCGGGGGGAATCGAAACCACTTGGCGACAATAGAGCCGTCCTTCGGGGCCTGGGGTAAAGGTCATTAGTTGAAATGGCCCGGCTAAAAGTTCCCGCGTTTGGCGATCCTGGAGCCACAGTTGTCCATGGAGGCGATCGCCCCCGGCGGGTAAACTCAACTCAACGACGGCTAAATCTGCCACCTGGTAGGCCGTTTTATCAAGGTGAAGCTGGGGTTCTGGGACTGGTAATGGTGGTGGATTAGTTTGTGTTTCTGGAGCTAAAGGCATTTCCGGCTCAGGGAATTCAGACGCTGTTTCCGGGGTTGTTTCCGGTACCTCTTCTGGGCTTTGGACTTCAAGTTGCTCATCCCAGAGGCTATCAACAACAATTTCCAAGCGGGGCGATGGTGTCGGTGTTGGGTTCTCTGCTTCTAGGGTTGCTTCAGGGGGGACTGTTGGCGGTTCCGGTTCAGGCATTAACCAGGTGGAATCTTCCCCATCCACGGCCAGGGCATTTAACCGGGTAAAAAACCGTGAATTCCAATCCAAATCCTCTGCCGGAGGCGTTTCTGAGGCTTCGGCAGCAGGGGGATTAGAATTTTGTGCAGCAGTATCTGTGTCTATTGCTGGTGCCGCTGTCTGGGGGTCATTAGCTTCTGAGACTTCTAGGGCATGATCCGAGGAGCTTACAGGTGCTTCATCGGTCGGTTCAGTTTGGTCTGACGGGGGAACATCAGACACAGTCGCCTTGGGGGTAAAGTTGGGCAATTGCAGACCCGTGGTTGACTTTTGGCTTTTGGCTTTGAGCTTGGGGGGCAGAATGGTCGGGGTTTGCTGACTTTGAGGCTGGGGACTAGGGGCCACGGCCTCAGGGGTAGGAAGCTTGAGGGGTTTGGGTGTG
It encodes the following:
- a CDS encoding MASE1 domain-containing protein, whose product is MSSRFLIHQPEPWWKHVVVAIAYCVTALFSHNFTVYPETGSTPIWIPGGLAVGFLVVWGLPMWWGVLGGILVAEIVIYQAWLSVPNLLMTLGITAIATAGKVLAAHWLQGQNQNRYFLDRPETTQNFILYSCILSHLPVAIACALIVCLAGKAPWSLYPEIAGTWFLSDSFGILIFAPLIIATQHGYREFIHHLKKYWLAAISIATLTLGISHLVINGYHGEYLLAPLLVWTTFQFKEVGATLLMVMIVLMVAISTVQGYGTFVGESLRNSLLLSQFFIACIGLMTLMLIAVLNEKKQAKADLKAMNQTLASQNQRLEELATQKELAHQQRENLLVKYNQALKRQLNLIQAKQAAEMAAQEKSEFLANMSHEIRTPLNGVIGVAQLLLTMDLKDDQAELVAIIEDSGKTLLNIINDILDFLRIESGSLRLEARCFSFQELLKSVFTLLKVQADQKDIDLQYCVADSIPNILMGDDLRLRQILFNLLGNALKFTATGSVQLVITSHTVPSLSDPPTEELSFQILDTGIGIQVAQLNQLFQPFIQADASISRRYGGSGLGLAIAKRLVNLMGGKIWVESNGELAGDPPPDWFTPGELDPQSYGASFYFTFLSHPVSELDGAPNPN